A part of Fusarium graminearum PH-1 chromosome 3, whole genome shotgun sequence genomic DNA contains:
- a CDS encoding ATP-dependent RNA helicase DHX8 has protein sequence MDDLLNLELLSLVSKVTSEVQNHLGVGEKTVAEFLIAKRTECNSFDEFRDNLETSTPGLPPSLVESIDRLVLALHPKFKGKAKDEQKEHPSRTLQEKEKVFSGLALPDKEPARDDGADAIDDTLALLEGLEPKAKKEKPTRKRSRSPENDQKEFRRRRRDRSRSRERRKRDKYRSRSRSQERGDEDWRDGYRDSRKDRRGRKRHDDDDRFRNAPAPEVDDSPQLHKVYQGHVTGLKDFGCFVNLHNVKGRVDGLVHVSRMSTGQRVNHPSDLVTQGQEVWVKVTSLDKDQNGRDRVGLSMKDVDQQNGQDLEPQVRMSTGANMEALGGGARDGFAEPSGMPRNDMGPPRRQKKRMTSPERWEIRQLIASGVAKASDYPDLEEDYNATLRGDGELELEEDVDIEVREEEPPFLAGQTKQSLELSPIRVVKAPDGSMNRAAMSGTNLAKERKELKQQEADAAAKDEPKENLSQQWQDPMADPDKRKFASDLRNARKNQPAEDVPEWKKAVIPKGQSLGKRTNMSIKDQRESLPVFAFRTQLIKAVHENQILIVVGETGSGKTTQLTQYLAEAGFANDGMIGCTQPRRVAAMSVAKRVAEEVGCKLGEEVGYTIRFEDCTSPSTKIKYMTDGMLQREILVDPDMSRYSCIMLDEAHERTIATDVLFALLKKTLKRRPDMKVIVTSATLDADKFSAYFNECPIFTIPGRTFPVEVLYSREPESDYLDTALVTVMQIHLTEPKGDILLFLTGQEEIDTACEVLFERMKALGPNVPDLIILPVYASLPTEMQSRIFDPAPPGSRKVVIATNIAETSITIDEIYYVVDPGFVKQNAYDPKLGMDSLVVTPISQAQANQRAGRAGRTGPGKCFRLYTEAAYQSEMLPTTIPEIQRQNLSTTILMLKAMGINDLLHFDFMDPPPINTMLTALEELYALSALDDEGLLTRLGRKMADFPMEPSLAKVLIAAVDLDCAEEVLSIVSMLNIPTVFYRPKEKQSQADQKKAKFHDPHGDHLTFLNVYNSWKTSGYSAPWCFENFIQARSMRRAKDVRDQIVKIMDRYKHPIRSCGRATEKVRRALCAGFFRNAARKDPQEGYKTLIEGTPVYLHPSSALFGKQAEWVIYHELVLTSKEYMHCTTSIEPKWLVEAAPTFFKVAPTDRLSKRKKAERIQPLYNKFATEDDWRLSAQRKGGRGGGGGGTWG, from the coding sequence ATGGATGACTTGTTGAATCTTGAGCTTTTGTCCCTTGTTTCAAAGGTGACTTCAGAAGTGCAGAACCATCTGGGTGTTGGCGAAAAGACTGTAGCTGAATTCCTGATTGCCAAACGTACAGAATGCAATAGTTTCGACGAATTCCGCGACAACCTCGAGACGTCCACTCCCGGCTTGCCTCCTAGTCTTGTTGAAAGTATAGACCGACTGGTGCTCGCTTTGCATCCCAAGTTTAAAGGCAAAGCGAAAGACGAACAAAAGGAACACCCCTCCCGAACCCttcaagagaaagaaaaggtctTTAGCGGTCTTGCGCTACCCGATAAGGAACCTGCGCGCGACGATGGAGCCGATGCCATTGACGATACCCTCGCGCTCTTGGAGGGCCTAGAACCAAAggcgaaaaaagaaaaacccACGAGAAAACGGAGCCGAAGCCCTGAGAACGATCAAAAAGAGTTtaggagaaggagaagagatagaTCCCGTTCGAGGGAACGACGAAAACGAGACAAGTATCGGTCAAGGTCACGATCACAAGAACgaggcgatgaagattgGCGCGACGGATACCGCGATTCGCGCAAAGATCGACGAGGTCGCAAACGacacgacgatgacgatCGATTCCGCAACGCCCCGGCGCCCGAAGTAGATGATTCACCGCAGCTTCACAAGGTCTATCAAGGTCATGTCACAGGTCTGAAAGACTTTGGTTGCTTTGTCAACTTGCATAATGTGAAAGGACGAGTTGATGGTTTGGTTCACGTGTCTCGAATGTCTACAGGGCAGCGCGTCAATCATCCTTCCGATTTGGTGACGCAGGGACAGGAAGTCTGGGTCAAGGTTACTAGTCTTGACAAGGATCAAAACGGCCGCGATCGAGTGGGATTATCGATGAAGGATGTTGATCAGCAGAATGGACAGGACTTGGAGCCACAAGTTCGTATGTCGACAGGTGCCAACATGGAAGCACTGGGAGGAGGCGCAAGAGACGGATTTGCAGAGCCAAGCGGAATGCCTCGAAACGATATGGGTCCCCCTCGACGACAAAAGAAGCGGATGACTTCTCCTGAAAGATGGGAGATTCGACAACTGATCGCATCCGGAGTGGCCAAGGCTTCTGATTATCCCGACCTGGAGGAAGACTACAACGCCACTCTCCGTGGCGACGGcgagctggagctggaagaGGATGTCGACATTGAAGTCCGTGAGGAAGAACCACCTTTCTTGGCTGGACAGACCAAGCAATCTCTGGAGCTCTCTCCAATTCGCGTCGTCAAGGCACCAGATGGCTCTATGAACCGAGCAGCAATGTCAGGCACCAACTTGGCAAAAGAACGCAAGGAGCTGAAACAACAAGAGGccgatgctgctgccaaggatgaACCTAAAGAGAACCtttctcagcaatggcaggACCCCATGGCCGATCCCGACAAGAGAAAGTTTGCTAGCGATTTGCGAAACGCTAGGAAGAACCAGCCCGCTGAGGATGTCCCCGAATGGAAAAAGGCAGTCATTCCCAAGGGACAATCGCTGGGCAAGCGTACAAATATGAGCATCAAGGATCAGAGAGAGTCTCTGCCTGTGTTTGCCTTCCGTACTCAGCTGATCAAGGCTGTCCACGAGAACCAGATCCTTATTGTCGTTGGAGAGACAGGATCCGGAAAGACGACACAATTGACGCAATATCTTGCTGAAGCCGGCTTCGCCAACGATGGTATGATTGGATGTACGCAACCCCGTCGTGTTGCCGCCATGTCAGTTGCCAAACGTGTAGCTGAGGAAGTCGGCTGCAAGCTTGGTGAAGAGGTTGGATACACGATTCGATTCGAGGATTGCACCAGCCCGTCCACAAAGATCAAGTACATGACCGATGGTATGCTTCAGAGAGAGATTCTGGTTGACCCTGACATGAGCCGGTATTCGTGCATCATGCTTGACGAAGCCCACGAACGTACCATTGCCACTGATGTACTGTTTGCTCTCCTCAAAAAGACCTTGAAGCGTCGTCCTGATATGAAGGTAATTGTCACATCAGCGACACTCGACGCAGACAAATTCTCTGCATACTTTAACGAATGCCCCATCTTTACTATCCCCGGTCGAACCTTTCCTGTCGAAGTGCTTTACTCTAGGGAACCCGAATCTGATTACCTGGATACTGCTCTCGTCACGGTGATGCAGATTCATCTTACCGAACCCAAGGGCGATatcctgctcttcttgacaggCCAGGAAGAAATTGATACAGCCTGTGAGGTCTTGTTTGAGAGAATGAAAGCCTTGGGGCCCAACGTGCCAGACTTGATCATTCTACCCGTCTACGCGTCTCTTCCAACAGAAATGCAGAGTCGAATTTTCGATCCCGCTCCGCCGGGCAGTCGCAAGGTTGTCATCGCCACCAATATTGCAGAGACATCCATCACTATTGACGAGATTTACTACGTCGTCGACCCAGGATTCGTAAAGCAAAATGCCTACGATCCCAAGCTTGGTATGGACTCACTGGTTGTTACGCCTATTTCTCAGGCCCAGGCAAATCAGAGAGCTGGTCGTGCTGGCCGAACAGGTCCTGGAAAGTGTTTCCGCCTGTATACCGAGGCAGCTTACCAGTCCGAAATGCTTCCGACCACCATCCCTGAAATCCAACGCCAGAACCTGTCTACCACGATTCTTatgctcaaggccatggGTATCAATGACCTCCTCCACTTTGACTTTATGGACCCGCCCCCAATTAATACCATGCTTACCGCGTTGGAGGAGCTATACGCCCTCAGTGCtcttgatgacgaaggtCTACTCACGCGTTTGGGACGAAAAATGGCCGATTTCCCTATGGAACCTTCTCTCGCCAAGGTTCTTATCGCTGCTGTTGATCTCGACTGCGCCGAAGAAGTGCTTAGCATTGTGTCCATGCTGAATATCCCGACTGTCTTTTACCGccccaaggagaagcagtCCCAGGCAGACCAAAAGAAGGCAAAGTTCCACGACCCCCACGGCGACCACTTGACTTTCCTTAATGTGTACAACTCTTGGAAAACGAGTGGCTACTCAGCACCGTGGTGTTTTGAGAACTTTATCCAGGCGCGATCCATGCGCCGAGCCAAGGATGTCCGCGATCaaattgtcaagatcatggaCCGATACAAGCACCCTATAAGATCATGCGGCCGCGCTACAGAAAAGGTCCGTCGGGCTCTCTGCGCAGGATTCTTTCGCAACGCCGCCCGCAAGGACCCCCAGGAGGGATACAAGACCCTTATTGAGGGTACTCCCGTCTATCTGCATCCTAGCTCGGCACTCTTCGGCAAGCAAGCCGAGTGGGTCATCTACCACGAACTTGTCCTCACTAGCAAGGAGTACATGCACTGCACGACGAGCATTGAGCCGAAATGGCTCGTTGAGGCCGCGCCCACATTTTTCAAGGTCGCACCTACGGATAGATTGAGtaagaggaagaaggcggAGAGGATCCAGCCGCTTTATAATAAATTCGCTACAGAGGATGATTGGCGATTGAGTGCGCAGAGGAAGGGTGGtagaggtggtggtggtggaggtaCTTGGGGTTAA
- a CDS encoding N-acetyl-gamma-glutamyl-phosphate reductase — translation MFSTTSMVFRAGARRVVRRSIPVLPAMGPSPTRYLAGRQNNFVISVSQQLQQRRGYVTETNPNPPLGKKNASNEGPSRIGLIGARGYTGSALVELLNEHPNMELTHVSSRELAGQELQGYTKRKVIYETLSPEDIAQLDSQGKVDCWIMALPNGVCKPYVDALDGINSQSVVVDLSADYRWDEKWTYGLPELVKRSKIAQSNRISNPGCYATGAQIGLAGALDLIEGTPTVFGVSGYSGAGSKPNPRNNVEVLKDAIIPYSLTGHIHEREISTQLNTPVAFIPHVAGWFRGITLTISIPLSKEMTSRDIRQLYQDRYAGEKLIKVVGEPPLVSAISGRHGVEIGGFAVDSTGKRVVVVAAIDNLAKGAATQCLQNMNLALGYGEYEGIPVM, via the exons ATGTTCTCAACCACCTCAATGGTCTTCCGGGCCGGCGCTCGTCGCGTCGTGAGACGATCCATCCCCGTCCTCCCTGCCATGGGCCCCAGCCCTACCCGATACCTCGCCGGTCGACAGAACAACTTCGTTATCAGCGTGAGCCAGCAACTGCAGCAGCGACGTGGTTATGTTACCGAGACAAACCCCAACCCTCCtctgggcaagaagaatgcGTCAAACGAAGGTCCTTCTCGAATTGGCCTAATAGGCGCCCGAGGATACACTGGTTCAGCtctggttgagcttcttaACGAGCACCCCAACATGGAGCTCACCCATGTGTCGTCTCGAGAGCTTGCTGGACAGGAACTTCAGGGATACACCAAGCGCAAGGTCATCTACGAGACTTTGTCGCCTGAGGATATTGCCCAATTGGACAGCCAGGGCAAGGTTGACTGCTGGATCATGGCTCTTCCCAACGGCGTTTGCAAGCCTTATGTTGATGCTCTGGATGGAATCAACAGCCAGAGCGTTGTTGTCGATCTCTCTGCCGACTACCGATGGGATGAAAAGT GGACATACGGTCTCCCCGAGCTTGTAAAGCGCTCCAAGATTGCGCAGTCCAACCGCATCTCCAACCCCGGATGCTACGCCACTGGTGCTCAGATCGGTCTTGCTGGAGCTCTTGATCTGATCGAGGGAACACCCACTGTTTTCGGTGTCTCAGGTTACTCTGGAGCCGGATCCAAGCCCAACCCCAGGAACAAcgtcgaggttctcaaggacGCCATCATTCCTTACTCTCTAACCGGACACATCCACGAGCGCGAGATTTCTACGCAACTCAACACCCCTGTTGCTTTCATTCCCCACGTTGCTGG ATGGTTCAGGGGTATCACTCTGACTATTAGCATTCCCCTTAGCAAGGAGATGACTTCACGAGATATTCGACAACTGTACCAGGACCGCTACGCTGGagagaagctcatcaaggttgTGGGTGAGCCACCCCTGGTGAGTGCCATCTCTGGACGCCACGGAGTCGAGATTGGAGGTTTTGCTGTCGACAGCACCGGAAAGCgcgttgtcgttgtcgccGCCATCGACAACCTCGCCAAGGGTGCCGCCACTCAATGTCTGC AAAACATGAACCTCGCCCTGGGTTACGGAGAGTACGAGGGTATCCCCGTCATGTAA